acttacatgtaaacattttctgGCCACTGTGACTGAATACCCTGATGAAATGATTTTATCGGCTATAAAACCAGATAATATACTGGATGGCACACACAGCAGCCATGGTATTACATTGAAAACGTAACCCTACAGAGACAAAAGACAAATGGCATGTAAAGTCTCCTGGTATTTTCTGACTGTATTAATCTTCTGAGAAATAGATGTACCAGTCCATTGCAAGTGAAATGAGTCTAACACAGTATAGTGGTGGCGTATGGTTTACTGTGCTATTCAAAACACTGACGACAAGAAGCCATGTGACTTATGTCAAAATGAAACGTCCTGAAAATATCTGAAACTCATTCTTGAAATAAGGAGAAAAATTTTGCTAAGGAGACTATATTACATTATTCATAAACAATTagcatatcatgaatatgcattagTTGCAGAGGTTAATGTGTAAGGAGTTAGACATGCCACTGTATTGGCAAGGGTATTATGATGAGCCTGGCTCATTTTTAAGGGCCAACCAAAGGTCTGCTGTATATCAAGTGACAATATATGTAATTAtctcataccagtatattgatggcgcaaatacagcaatctgattggtcaagacgtgAAAATATGCTACATTCCCGATATAGCATGGTTGGTACACGCTAGCGCTCTCGGCAAGAGTAAATGttcttttttgacatttcaatatactattatgatataatagcaatgaaCCACACCTATCAACACTATACCTCTGGGTTGTGACCAGTTCACTGCGTATACCGTATGCACTCACTATCGGTCATGCATATATGCCGTAAACTGGTCATGATCAAAAGCtagtggtatactgtcgcttggtgtggtttattgcttagaTAGATCACTGCTGATCTCTGGCACAAAACAGTGAACACTGAAATCAAAGTCTTCTTGTGTAACACACTCAGCAGAGTTGAGAGCATTTTCCTGACAGTTGATATACACTTTCAATTGCTCAAACCAAATTACACAACATATGAAGTGTACAATCAATGTGCTATATTCAGTTACTTACATTTTCATCGGGAaatttttcactgaaatatgtTGGCAGCCATGAGAACAGTAAATGAAAGACATAATTTAAACAGAATCGACCCAGGATGAGAGCCCTGAAAGAGTAAagcaaaaaaatttcaaataaatttatgaCCATATTGTAGAATCATGAACTGATAACCTTCCTTTGTCGGCTAAGGAGTTTGAATTTCACTTTTATTGGTAGTTTTTTCATGTCGTTCAGAAAGAAAGGTTCTGATGATAAAATTCCATTGTCACCACCAAATGCTGTAATTGTCAGCACTGCAAATACTGGTGATGACAATTTCCATCAAATTCGCTAATGGACAGGAAAAATAATTACAGGTGGAAacacacagcaaaaaaaaaacttcagcAAAGATACTGCTTCAGAATCTCAATTCCTCATCAAATCTATATTACCTGTTTGCAAAACCTTTCAAATGTGCTGTTAAAATATGCATAGTCAATATTTGACAATTCAATAACGTTTGAATCTGGCAAACTTGTTAAAACACAGGAGGGACCAATTCAAATGTTGACCGGCAaatttttttacttaaatttgcTGTGCAAAGTATGAAATGTAATCATAACACTGTCCTGTGTGTTGAATTGTGGATGAAGCTTcccatattttgtttttatccaCCAAAtacacatttgaaaatacgACCACCTTGAAATTACGATCCCTTAACAGTTCAAAACGTCTATTGTTTATCAGTCTGACTCACCAAAAGGCTGAATGTGTCAACAAAACCTTCCACGGTACATCCTTCATCAAAACTTTTTGGTTGACAGGTTTTGATAATTGGCCATTTGATTGCTTGGTGTCATCTTTCTTGCCTTTTATTAGACAGAATTTGACCAACAGTGCCCATATTACACTCAAAGTCCCAAATGTGTAGAAGACACTATGCCAGCCATAGGTAGCTAATAAGAGTGATCCTACACTCCCTGACAACACATTTCtgcaaaagataaaaaaatcatgTTGATTTTCAATTCacgtttcaattttcaattctcAAGTTAATCTTGCAGTCACTGTCTTACATTAAAATGAAGTCAATTCAGAGACCTCTGAATTATGCAGTATTGTTTACTAATTTTCTTGATCAGTTCGTTAATTCTGGTAATTCTGGATCTGGCATGATGACGGTGATATAACTGAACTGTTCAGAACAGTACATTATGTGCATGTGATCCTGCAGCTAATAAATGTTATATATTCTGCTGTGCCGAGCACACTGTCATTTTTTATAATAAGTTTCAAATGAGCATGAAAAAAACCCGACTGACACGACTACACTAGATCGATGTGGGGCAGATAGCAAACGAAACCCTTTCTTATTTTTGCCTAGTAATACTAAACACAAATTTATCACATATCAAATACTGTTATTACTGCTGCAATATCCACTGTAGAGTGTTTTGACAGCACAGTCCTCACCCAGTAGCAGTTCCAGCCATCACAGTCGTGTAAGTTCTGGACCTGCCAGATTTTTCAGAAAGTTTCTTGGACAGCAAACTGGCCAAGGCAGGATAGTGGAATGCtggggaaaaaagaaattgtaaatgAAAGAATATAGAATATATAAAGTTCTTATATATGTTAGAGTCATATAGACAGAGAAAACTTGTCAGGTTTGACTTCAGAGTCTTAAAACTCAATCAACTTCACCCAtattttcagatatattttactctgtttgttacattattatAGAGAGTGTCTTGTTCTATGGCAAAATCATGTTATAATGTCAGGTGCTCAACAATTATGATGTCCAGTGTAAGGTTTGTCAACACATCTGTATGTTTGTAATATCCCATTGTCATTGTTAGCCTATATGTGTATGTGATATATCCTCTATCAAGATTGGTGACCGAATTTTATTGTAGACTCAGATTTCATTTGTCAACTTAAACATTGCATTTTCTAAATAATCCAAATTGTGGTGGCAAAGTaactaattttttatttgaacATACTTAAGGCAGAAAAGTGAGACAATATATGTGTTGAGTAAaatcaaaatgatgaaaataccatCAAAAGTTATGTTCCTTTTATCAAGCAACCATGCTGGTCAGCAAATAGTCACAATAATTACCAGAAAATGAACAATTATTGGCTGACAGGAACTCACGAATGGTTGCTACACATGCAAATAATAAAAAttccttcaaaatatcacattttcatgaaaagacAGTACTTGGAGACATACTTgcaatactgtaattttctGATCTCATATAGTTTGTGGATGAATATAGTGGAAACTTTGACTTGTAGAATCTGTTGaaaatttttatcacattttatttcaagaCTGGCTTGCTAAGATCAAAATCCCACCTGGGACAAATGATGAGGACTGTGGTATATGGGACTTCTGAAAATGCGCTGTTGCATAAAAATTTGTGAATGAATGTATTATTTAACCAATCCACCCCTATTTGCAAATggagaggtccaactttaccataggaAAACAATGAGTTGTTCCTCAATTTCGGTGGTGAGAGGGTTTCACAACAGATGCTACGGGTAAATAATGATTGAAACACAGAAATCGGGTGGAATATCATGGTCAGTAATTTCTAGAGAAATATATGTACTCCTCTGTGCATGTTTATCCACATATATTTGTTGGTACTGCCAAAAACAGGGTGTCCAAAGCATCATGTTTCCACAGTGCACTGCAGTGAGTCAGAATGTGATATTTTTAATCTGGAGTAGGTTGACTACCCATACAGCAGTGGTAAGAGCACGTCGTTTTATTCTTGAGTAGGGTGACAAGTTTGGTACCAAACTCAGACCTTACGAAACATAGCGATCACTGAATTCTCTGAACTCTGTCTCACTGATTTCTGTTTGATAAGAGAGGTGCTCGGTGTCAAGTGTTATTCACTTCAGACCTTTCTCTGTCTCCTCTCCTTGCCAGAAGGAGAAGACAACATATGTTGAAATTGCATACAGTGTGCAAGTCTACAGGCCAAACACATCTTTCTGGATCATGGTTTCTTTCAAACTGGTGTCATAATAAATGATGTACCAAAAGATATTTATTTATGATTGTTTTAGTTCTGCAAGTTTAGTGCTAATTACAGTACATCATAAAACTGAAGGCAACATTacccctttgagtgctgtaattttgcccgccaaaattttagtgcaacattttaccaattgttatgaatttttctgtaagttttatgataattttagaccaaatggacatcacatttcatttgctacaggtttttatcaaaatttggcaaaaattctgaaaaaaattgactagtgtatattttataaaggtgacaaaaattgactttgatgCATAGAAAACAGAAATTGGACAGACATCTGCTGTTTGACAATAAAAAATGCTTTGAAGGACATTCTGCACTCACATGACAGAAGTCACTTAAATGATCGAGGATCAATACGAGATCCCATGATGGCAGTCTTCTAAGAACTATTCATGAAGTAGGCAACACTCAAGCAAACTATAGAATACAAatagtaatattgatattaatatGCATTAAAGGCATGTGTCTGGTATAACAGTGTGCCGATGGCATTGTATATTCAGATTTTACCCTTTCatcatcatggtttggcccaggCCAATTGTTATCGGTAGTTAGTGTTGACCTCTTTACAGAAAATTTGGGGGTTAACAGGTTACAAGATGAATAGCTAGATTTTAGTGTGGTCAAACTGCTGTATTAACATATTTTGGTACACGTCACTGTGAACAAGTTGTAAATATCTCTACATTtagttaaatttaaaaaatcgtTTTTTGTGTG
The DNA window shown above is from Ptychodera flava strain L36383 chromosome 5, AS_Pfla_20210202, whole genome shotgun sequence and carries:
- the LOC139133201 gene encoding voltage-gated purine nucleotide uniporter SLC17A9-like, giving the protein MSKVLSYSFWCVSECFFAAIQAFHYPALASLLSKKLSEKSGRSRTYTTVMAGTATGNVLSGSVGSLLLATYGWHSVFYTFGTLSVIWALLVKFCLIKGKKDDTKQSNGQLSKPVNQKVLMKDVPWKVLLTHSAFWALILGRFCLNYVFHLLFSWLPTYFSEKFPDENGYVFNVIPWLLCVPSSILSGFIADKIISSGYSVTVARKCLHTLECSGVVVCLIAISMAETFYTAVVCATAALIFQSFGLAGVFANAQDIAPDFAGAVFGLMNTAGAIPGFIGVYAAGHLLEYLHSWPAVFCSTACISFIGWFIFFIFGTGKKIV